TGTATTGATGCTCAGTTCATCAATGTTTTTTTTACTTTACGCACCTCTCAATTATCCACATTTCGGCTCACAGTTCCGCCGCCGCCACTATGCCCCACCCCAGATCATCATCAGCTCCAAGATGATCCTTATCCGTGCGTCGCCGGGCCATGTGACTCAGGATCTCCCCGGCCAATTCCTTGCCAAGCTGGACGCCTTCCTGATCAAAGGAATTGACATCCCAGATAAAGCCCTGCATGACGATCTTGGTCTCATAAATAGCCAGCAGCGCCCCCATGATATACGGGGTCAGCCGATCGGCCAGCAGGATGCTGTTGGGTCTGTTGCCGGCAAAACGTTTATTGGGGTTCTCATGATCTCGGCCGGTGGCCATGGCCAACGATTGGGCTAGCAGGTTGGCCAGCAGTTTGTCCTGAGACGTGGTCTTTTTAATGATGATGTCTTGCTGATATTGATTGTGACGAAAGCCGATAAACTCAACCGGCACGATGGTTGTGCCCTGGTGGAGAAGTTGATAAAAGGCGTGCTGGCCGTTGGTGCCCGGTTCTCCCCAGATAATGGGGCCGCTCTGCACGGTGAGCGGGTTGCCCTGGCGGTCAATAGATTTGCCGTTGCTTTCCATGTCGCATTGTTGCAGATGGGCGGTAAAACGAATCAGTGCCTGGCTGTATGGAAGAACAGCTACTGTTTCATGCCCTAAGAAAGTATGGTTCCAGATACCGAGCAGGGCCATCAGCAGGGGGATGTTTTGCCGGATATCAGCCTCTTCTGCCGCCCAGTCAATATCATTGGCGCCGCGCAAGATTTCAACTAAAGCCTCGTAACCCAGTGCAAAACCCAACATCACTGCTCCGACCATTGAGGTCGCGCTATAACGGCCGCCGATATAGTCAAACATGTAAAAAGAGTGGAGATATCGGGATGGATTGTCCATGGGACTATCTTTGCCGGTGACTGCGATAAAATGTTTGTTGGGATCAAGACCGGTCGCGATGAAAGCTGCCCTGACCAGCTCTTCATTCGTCAGAGTTTCAAGGGTGGTGCCGCTTTTCGAAACCACGTTGACCAAGGTGCGGCTCAGGTCCAGGTTGCCCAAGACACAGGTCGCGTCATCGGGATCGACATTGGAAATAAACTGCACAGACCTCTCCTGAATCCTATAGGCTGCCAGGGCCAGATACAGGGCGCGGGGCCCCAGGTCCGAACCGCCTATACCGATCATCACCATATTGGTAAAGCTTTCTCCTGCTTTATTGACGATACGCCCGCTTTCAAGGTCCCCTAGAAATGCTTGCAGCTTGTCAAGCTCCGTCTTGGCCTGGGCAGTCGCCTCGGGATGAGCCGGGGTTCCGAAGATGTCACGGGCGGCAGAGTGTAAGACCATACGTTCTTCGCTTTCGTAGCCCTCGATCCGGTTGATTACCTTGCCTTGCTTCATTTCCTTGAATTGACGCACAACCTGGCTTTCATTCGCTAATTCCTGCAAGGCGTTCAGCACGCCCGTATTCACCCGCTGGGCCCCGTACAGGAGTTTGAACTCTCCAATTTGGCAGGCATAGGAAAGAAGCCGTTCACGGGTCAGCGCTCCCGGGCGGTTCAGGCAAAAAGGTGTTTCAGCCAGCTTCCGGAGTTTTTCATAAGCAGGATGAGATGTGATGCTCCTATAATAGGCCATTTTCCATTCCTCACGGTTTTTATACATGCGATGCGGATTTCTTCCCTACCTGGGAAACAATATATTCGGCTGCGGTAAACATGGTTTCGGCGACATAAATTTGTCCCTGTTTTCCCAGCAATTTTATTTTGGCAAGTTCACCTGGCTCATTGACGAAAGGAATGAGTATACCTGTTCCATCAATCTTGAGAGCGGTTCTTATATCGCTTGCCCGATCACCAATGACATAGATATCGGCATTTTCAGGCGTTATCCCTTCGGCTTTCAAGGCATTGAAAACCATGCCGAGGCCGGGTTTCAGGCAATGGCAATCATGGACCAGATGAGGATGGAAATTTGTGCCCGGTTTCCGGCTGACATATTTCGGGGTGGCGTGAGGGCAGAGAAAGTAACCGTCAAGGCGGGCTCCACTGTCTTTGAACATTTCAACCACGAACCGGCAGACCTCACGGGCCCTTCCCTCGGTCAGCAGGGCGAAATCGCTGATGGCAACGCCAGGCTGATTGGTGATCATGTAGATTCCGGCCCCGGCAATGGTGTTGAGCCGGCGTACTCCCTCAATGGCATTTGGAAGGATCTTTACTTTCTCAGGCCAATTATTATCACTGCCCAGAAAGAGGTGTTCTCTTGAATCATGGATAAGTGTTCCGTCCCGGTCGATACAGATGATTGCTTTATTCATTTTCATTCCTGTCAGGTAAGG
This portion of the Desulfobacterales bacterium genome encodes:
- a CDS encoding glucose-6-phosphate isomerase, which encodes MAYYRSITSHPAYEKLRKLAETPFCLNRPGALTRERLLSYACQIGEFKLLYGAQRVNTGVLNALQELANESQVVRQFKEMKQGKVINRIEGYESEERMVLHSAARDIFGTPAHPEATAQAKTELDKLQAFLGDLESGRIVNKAGESFTNMVMIGIGGSDLGPRALYLALAAYRIQERSVQFISNVDPDDATCVLGNLDLSRTLVNVVSKSGTTLETLTNEELVRAAFIATGLDPNKHFIAVTGKDSPMDNPSRYLHSFYMFDYIGGRYSATSMVGAVMLGFALGYEALVEILRGANDIDWAAEEADIRQNIPLLMALLGIWNHTFLGHETVAVLPYSQALIRFTAHLQQCDMESNGKSIDRQGNPLTVQSGPIIWGEPGTNGQHAFYQLLHQGTTIVPVEFIGFRHNQYQQDIIIKKTTSQDKLLANLLAQSLAMATGRDHENPNKRFAGNRPNSILLADRLTPYIMGALLAIYETKIVMQGFIWDVNSFDQEGVQLGKELAGEILSHMARRRTDKDHLGADDDLGWGIVAAAEL